A single window of Magnetococcus marinus MC-1 DNA harbors:
- a CDS encoding complex I 30 kDa subunit family protein — translation MSSDKLQRLESRVASILPELKREWVCGALVVWCDPEQVVDTLRTMRDDPGMNFKLFIDVTAVHYPKREKPFEVVYQLLSVHKNHRIRVKTLVDADTPVPSITGLWKAADWFEREMYEMFGILISGHPDLRRLLLDYDFDGFPLRKDFPVTGPFELRYDETQQRIVREPVSLTVPNRNFYSNATGEQA, via the coding sequence ATGAGCAGCGACAAGTTGCAACGGCTGGAGTCGCGGGTGGCCTCCATCCTGCCTGAGCTAAAGCGGGAGTGGGTTTGTGGTGCGCTGGTGGTCTGGTGCGACCCTGAGCAGGTGGTGGATACCCTGCGAACCATGCGCGATGATCCGGGGATGAATTTTAAACTGTTCATCGACGTGACGGCGGTGCACTACCCCAAGCGTGAAAAACCGTTTGAGGTGGTCTACCAACTGCTGTCTGTGCATAAAAACCATCGCATCCGGGTAAAAACCCTGGTGGATGCCGATACCCCTGTGCCCTCCATTACGGGATTGTGGAAAGCGGCAGATTGGTTTGAGCGGGAGATGTATGAGATGTTTGGCATTTTAATTTCAGGCCATCCAGATCTCCGTCGCCTGCTGTTGGATTATGATTTTGATGGCTTTCCCCTGCGTAAAGATTTTCCCGTTACCGGTCCTTTTGAGCTGCGCTATGACGAAACCCAGCAACGTATTGTACGCGAGCCGGTGTCGTTGACCGTACCCA
- a CDS encoding NuoB/complex I 20 kDa subunit family protein yields the protein MIEELHQEVSDRGFLLTSADKLVNWGRSMSMWPMTFGLACCAVEMMNAGASRYDLDRFGVVFRGSPRQSDVIIVAGTLTNKMAPALRKVYDQMPEPRYVISMGSCANGGGYYHYSYSVVRGCDRILPVDVYIPGCPPTAEAVMYGIMQLQKKINREGQVYSGWRKRV from the coding sequence ATGATCGAAGAACTGCATCAGGAAGTCAGTGACCGTGGCTTTCTGCTTACATCGGCGGACAAGCTGGTGAATTGGGGTCGTTCCATGTCCATGTGGCCCATGACCTTTGGTTTGGCCTGTTGCGCGGTGGAGATGATGAACGCCGGTGCCAGTCGTTATGACCTGGACCGATTTGGGGTGGTGTTTCGCGGTTCCCCGCGTCAGTCCGACGTGATTATTGTCGCAGGCACCCTAACCAATAAAATGGCCCCGGCGCTGCGCAAGGTGTATGACCAAATGCCCGAGCCACGCTATGTGATCTCGATGGGCTCCTGTGCCAACGGCGGGGGGTATTATCACTACTCCTATTCGGTGGTACGTGGCTGTGACCGCATTCTGCCGGTGGATGTCTACATTCCCGGTTGCCCACCCACGGCAGAGGCAGTGATGTACGGCATTATGCAGCTACAAAAAAAGATCAACCGTGAAGGTCAGGTTTACTCCGGTTGGAGGAAGCGTGTATGA
- the ndhC gene encoding NADH-quinone oxidoreductase subunit A, whose translation MLESYFPVLILLVIAGGMAVFMLAASYLVGVKRPYAEKRSQYECGFAPLSRVYIKFDVRFYLLAILFIVFDIEAAFLFPWAVAFKEIGIVGFVEMVLFLVVLLVGYAYAWKKGALEWE comes from the coding sequence ATGCTGGAGAGTTATTTTCCGGTCCTGATTCTGCTGGTCATAGCTGGAGGTATGGCGGTCTTTATGTTGGCGGCCAGCTATCTGGTTGGGGTAAAGCGTCCTTACGCGGAGAAGCGCTCCCAGTATGAGTGTGGATTTGCCCCACTATCACGGGTCTACATCAAGTTTGATGTACGCTTCTACCTTCTCGCCATTCTGTTCATTGTCTTTGATATTGAAGCTGCGTTTTTATTTCCTTGGGCGGTAGCCTTTAAGGAGATTGGTATCGTAGGCTTTGTAGAGATGGTGCTGTTTCTGGTGGTGCTGCTGGTTGGCTATGCATACGCCTGGAAGAAGGGGGCGTTGGAATGGGAATGA
- a CDS encoding IS1634 family transposase, translated as MYIRRTQTRNTATGESYYTHRLVQSLRVGTKVRQVTLLNLGRHFAIGQNHWPTLCSRIDQLLSPQKTLISLDCPSQVEREAQRIVAQLLTRQPEAIPSAKETETGLSPEDVQTVLVDSLEMSRPRSVGVEQVGLWAMGKAGFTELLADVGLTGPQRAAAIGAIIGRMAAPGSERALHRWLSAQSGLGELLDVDFETMSLMQFYRVSDLLIRNREAIENRLFSKINDLFNLPGTVTLYDLTNTYFEGEAEGNSKAQRGRSKEKRCDSPLLTLGLVLDGSGFVRRSQIFPGNVSEGSTLEGMLKGLNAPNGALVVMDRGVATEANLVWLRDKGYRYLVVSRERERQFDFNGAACIETAAKEQIHIQKVLSDDGQEVRLYCHSQRRAEKEKGISRRFAERFEAGLTKLSEGLSKPRTTKNIDKLWERIGRLKEKNRGIGQHYHIEIIPDDSGLQAQAIHWKQKPLDGTSLTHPGVYCLRSNETGWDEERLWRTYITLTDLESVFRSLKSELGLRPLFHRKEERSDGHLFITVLTYQIVQIIRQQLAEKGIHGRWSTLRDILSSQCRITASFRRPDGHSLQVRKATRPEPEQQKIFQALGIHANPGGVKKMVV; from the coding sequence ATGTATATACGACGCACACAAACCCGCAATACAGCCACAGGCGAATCTTACTACACGCATCGCCTGGTTCAATCCCTTCGTGTCGGCACGAAGGTCAGGCAGGTGACACTCTTGAATCTTGGCCGTCATTTCGCCATAGGCCAGAATCACTGGCCCACCTTGTGTTCACGTATCGATCAACTGCTAAGCCCTCAGAAGACACTGATTTCTCTTGATTGTCCTTCGCAAGTGGAGCGGGAGGCCCAGCGTATTGTCGCGCAATTGTTGACCCGTCAGCCGGAAGCAATCCCGTCTGCCAAGGAGACGGAAACCGGCCTTTCCCCAGAGGATGTGCAAACAGTATTGGTGGACTCTCTTGAAATGAGCCGCCCCCGGAGTGTGGGGGTGGAGCAGGTGGGACTATGGGCCATGGGTAAGGCAGGGTTTACAGAACTGTTGGCCGATGTCGGACTAACCGGCCCTCAGCGAGCCGCAGCCATCGGCGCCATTATTGGACGCATGGCCGCACCTGGTTCCGAACGGGCGCTGCATAGATGGCTCAGCGCCCAAAGCGGCCTAGGGGAGTTGCTTGATGTGGACTTCGAGACCATGAGCCTGATGCAATTTTACCGAGTTTCAGACCTATTGATCAGAAACCGCGAGGCTATCGAAAACAGATTGTTTTCCAAGATTAACGATCTATTCAACCTGCCGGGCACCGTCACCTTATACGATTTGACCAATACCTATTTTGAGGGAGAGGCAGAAGGAAACAGCAAAGCTCAGCGGGGGCGCTCAAAGGAGAAGCGTTGCGACTCTCCCCTGTTGACCTTGGGTCTGGTACTCGACGGTAGCGGGTTTGTGCGCCGTTCGCAGATTTTCCCCGGCAATGTCTCCGAAGGGAGCACCCTGGAAGGGATGCTCAAAGGCTTGAATGCTCCCAATGGTGCCTTGGTGGTTATGGATCGGGGGGTAGCCACTGAGGCCAATCTTGTCTGGTTACGCGACAAAGGCTATCGTTATCTGGTGGTCAGCCGAGAACGCGAGCGGCAATTCGATTTCAACGGTGCTGCATGTATCGAAACGGCCGCAAAGGAACAGATCCACATCCAAAAAGTTCTCAGCGACGATGGCCAGGAGGTGAGGCTTTACTGTCATTCCCAACGCCGTGCGGAAAAGGAAAAGGGGATCTCCCGGCGTTTTGCCGAGCGCTTTGAAGCCGGTCTGACTAAGCTCTCCGAGGGGCTTTCCAAGCCCCGCACCACAAAGAATATCGATAAACTTTGGGAGCGCATTGGACGGCTGAAAGAAAAAAATCGTGGTATAGGCCAGCACTACCACATCGAAATCATCCCGGACGACAGTGGTTTGCAGGCCCAAGCCATCCATTGGAAACAAAAACCGCTCGATGGCACCTCGCTGACCCACCCTGGGGTCTACTGCCTGCGTAGCAACGAGACCGGCTGGGATGAGGAGCGCTTATGGCGCACCTACATCACCCTCACGGATCTGGAATCGGTGTTTCGCTCTCTCAAATCGGAATTGGGCTTGCGTCCACTCTTCCATCGGAAAGAGGAACGCAGCGATGGTCATCTGTTTATCACCGTGCTGACCTACCAGATCGTACAGATAATACGTCAACAATTGGCGGAAAAAGGTATCCACGGTCGCTGGAGCACGCTGCGAGACATCCTCTCCAGCCAGTGCCGGATTACCGCTTCATTTCGACGACCCGATGGACATTCCTTGCAGGTGCGCAAAGCCACCAGACCTGAGCCTGAACAACAGAAAATCTTCCAGGCGCTTGGAATCCATGCAAACCCAGGCGGGGTGAAAAAGATGGTCGTCTGA
- a CDS encoding CoA-binding protein: MSQELKQNLNEGYHTQLAKGVSEFPYYVGIHSLAEMATKEDRVCVLNILGGESKSVTPISHAYSGGNIVCGTQPGRSGSTLKTPAGDIPVYSNVLEAVEAGHVFNAAVVYVPPSGVKDAVIEAVRVSPNLKKVVILTEKVAVKDARIIRAYCQMRGVDVLGANCLGVADAHNKVRIGGALGGANPEESLIPGSVSIFSNSGNFTTTIAVYLATAGWGTTTSVSSGKDVYIHYAAPEYTYAMHNDDRTKAAVFYVEPGGYYEHDLVFKKPVVACVVGRWKAKLTRSCGHAGAIAGSGDNALAKEEWFMEKFGVDGLFTPENPVCSAKGAVVTNIAHIPLALSKVMALNGVQPDFEPHGDLSLKCWFENDQGMTLPEKLTYKAEKAVSPYDDQIEALSKQVGTVFPRQSMKDASGASKMDPKTQVSSIHGTSVLDASTHTLEENLAQSLLREYPDATGQALMNVVLNAAVNQHGKPALLAADAARAAGSSPNVVLSTAVGMVGPKLVEGARKATDALIELFGRSGITNVAADGNYSAQLAMADAALFTSDSDDGAAAMLAGCEARGAKSIFIEFVKAVAAKVGKQPSRDGVIAAIALHVAWRPLMRKRLSRITVVNLPWHFEVFSTMVGAAVAAEGQSGDRFEGVSNSELINSWSFTATAFLALFGRKPDQNELYSFSVLLGLIITNGPGTISAQGAKGAVSADGPEVSDRVQINKGYIGFLTHTGFAHGGNGFEAIAFLVDRFKDSGLTDPGKATSLDLAEMALNYAKEYKKYKNKAKAEGDLNYFKVPCINHPVFKNKDVNYDPREQFVNGLFKKRGDYNVFLDYYHELVNGLFKAGVSKNVYCVNVDAVIAVILLKMLWSSYSKGEISNDSMESAAFTTFLFGRMIGSAAEIDDHTNRGKNMDTRTPASQVSSVG; the protein is encoded by the coding sequence ATGTCTCAAGAATTAAAGCAAAATCTTAACGAAGGCTACCACACCCAACTGGCTAAAGGGGTGTCGGAGTTTCCTTATTATGTGGGCATTCACTCTCTGGCCGAAATGGCGACCAAGGAAGATCGCGTCTGCGTTCTGAACATCCTTGGTGGCGAGAGTAAGAGTGTTACCCCCATCAGCCATGCCTATTCGGGTGGCAACATCGTCTGCGGTACCCAGCCAGGGCGTTCCGGCAGCACCCTCAAAACCCCTGCTGGGGATATCCCTGTCTACAGCAACGTGCTGGAGGCGGTGGAAGCGGGTCATGTGTTTAATGCGGCGGTGGTGTATGTTCCCCCATCGGGTGTAAAAGATGCCGTCATTGAGGCGGTTCGTGTAAGCCCCAACCTTAAAAAGGTGGTGATCCTGACCGAGAAGGTTGCGGTTAAGGATGCCCGCATTATTCGCGCTTATTGCCAAATGCGTGGTGTGGATGTTCTGGGTGCCAACTGCCTGGGTGTGGCCGATGCACACAACAAGGTGCGTATTGGTGGGGCTTTGGGTGGGGCGAATCCAGAAGAGTCGTTGATTCCTGGTTCCGTTTCCATCTTTTCCAACTCGGGTAACTTTACCACCACCATTGCGGTCTATCTGGCCACGGCTGGTTGGGGCACCACCACCTCGGTGAGTTCAGGTAAAGATGTTTATATTCACTATGCGGCACCTGAATATACCTATGCTATGCATAATGATGACCGCACCAAAGCGGCGGTCTTTTATGTAGAGCCCGGTGGCTATTATGAACATGATCTGGTGTTTAAGAAGCCGGTTGTAGCCTGTGTGGTAGGCCGTTGGAAAGCCAAACTGACCCGCTCTTGTGGGCATGCGGGTGCCATTGCCGGTTCCGGCGATAATGCACTGGCTAAAGAAGAGTGGTTCATGGAGAAGTTTGGGGTCGATGGCCTCTTTACGCCAGAAAATCCGGTGTGCAGTGCCAAGGGCGCGGTGGTCACCAACATTGCCCATATTCCCCTGGCGCTCTCCAAGGTGATGGCACTCAATGGGGTGCAGCCGGACTTTGAACCCCATGGGGATCTCTCCCTGAAGTGCTGGTTTGAAAATGACCAGGGTATGACGCTGCCAGAAAAGCTTACCTACAAAGCTGAAAAGGCGGTCTCTCCCTATGATGATCAAATTGAAGCGCTCTCCAAGCAGGTGGGCACGGTCTTTCCGCGTCAGAGCATGAAAGATGCTTCTGGTGCTTCTAAGATGGATCCTAAGACTCAGGTCTCTTCGATCCATGGTACCAGTGTGCTGGATGCTTCGACCCATACGTTGGAAGAGAACTTGGCGCAGTCACTGTTGCGTGAGTATCCTGATGCAACCGGACAGGCGTTGATGAACGTGGTCTTAAACGCAGCGGTCAACCAACATGGCAAACCTGCGTTGTTGGCGGCGGATGCGGCCCGTGCCGCAGGGAGCAGCCCCAACGTTGTACTCTCCACGGCGGTGGGTATGGTGGGTCCCAAGTTGGTTGAGGGGGCCCGTAAGGCCACCGATGCTTTGATAGAGCTGTTTGGTCGTAGTGGGATCACCAATGTGGCTGCGGATGGTAATTATAGCGCCCAGCTGGCTATGGCTGATGCGGCGTTGTTTACCAGCGACAGTGACGATGGTGCGGCTGCGATGTTGGCAGGCTGTGAGGCACGGGGTGCCAAGAGTATCTTCATTGAGTTTGTCAAAGCGGTGGCGGCCAAGGTTGGTAAGCAGCCCAGCCGAGATGGTGTGATCGCTGCCATTGCCTTGCATGTGGCGTGGCGTCCGTTGATGCGCAAGCGTCTGTCGCGCATTACGGTGGTTAATCTGCCTTGGCATTTTGAGGTGTTCTCCACCATGGTGGGTGCGGCGGTAGCTGCCGAAGGTCAAAGCGGAGATCGCTTTGAGGGTGTCTCCAACAGCGAGTTGATTAATAGCTGGAGCTTCACCGCCACGGCCTTTTTGGCGCTGTTTGGGCGTAAGCCCGACCAAAATGAGCTCTACAGCTTCTCGGTCTTGTTGGGTCTGATTATTACCAACGGTCCTGGCACCATTTCGGCACAGGGTGCCAAGGGTGCGGTTTCTGCGGATGGTCCAGAGGTATCGGATCGGGTACAGATTAACAAAGGTTACATTGGCTTCCTGACCCACACCGGCTTTGCCCATGGTGGTAATGGCTTTGAGGCGATTGCTTTCTTGGTGGATCGCTTTAAAGATAGTGGTTTGACCGATCCAGGCAAGGCCACCTCGTTGGATTTGGCTGAGATGGCGCTCAACTACGCCAAAGAGTACAAAAAGTACAAAAACAAGGCGAAGGCTGAAGGGGATTTGAATTATTTCAAGGTACCCTGTATCAACCATCCCGTGTTCAAAAATAAGGACGTCAACTACGATCCTCGTGAACAGTTTGTCAATGGGCTGTTCAAGAAGCGTGGCGACTATAACGTCTTTTTGGACTACTACCATGAGTTAGTGAATGGTCTGTTCAAAGCGGGCGTGAGTAAGAATGTCTATTGCGTCAATGTGGATGCGGTTATTGCGGTGATTTTGCTGAAAATGTTGTGGAGCTCCTACAGCAAGGGTGAGATCAGCAACGACAGTATGGAGTCAGCGGCCTTTACCACCTTCTTGTTTGGTCGCATGATCGGCTCAGCGGCTGAGATTGATGATCACACCAACCGTGGTAAAAACATGGATACCCGTACCCCAGCCAGCCAAGTCTCTAGTGTTGGCTAA
- a CDS encoding ATP citrate lyase citrate-binding domain-containing protein has protein sequence MQITGMYWGSKLLKYVGFPTSKVLGPEASAGELQSMIDEAGGLLVKPIFKGGVGKKGKAGLLGIAKDVQTALKEKERLYFAEHQHGNAYAKAEGVTFESFVEAKYEVYFSITDSTKYRAPTVTITHHGGVDIEELPPEKIATVPFDPLTGFKGFVVSNALTRLGAPNEIISPLVQNLPKLWDLYHNYGMTTLELNPIRMMPDASGRLVPVACDFKCSFDGDDPNVERLNLPTDLDMADYSNFEMEVNQLRTYQGQSDVYVINDQGSITAMTFGGGANALVTEQLGDRATISSDFGGNPPYQKMYDISRITMKYWIKQSNVFFIIGGKANNTDIFETFRGMADALREYFGEYGPTPLYVVVGRGGPNLIRGMGYLKDTLDALGLPYRFFGYDSAMSEVVNYAKDIDDWMANGGRQQVADKLGCDA, from the coding sequence ATGCAGATTACAGGAATGTACTGGGGATCCAAGCTTCTTAAGTATGTTGGATTTCCCACCTCCAAAGTGCTAGGGCCAGAAGCCTCAGCCGGCGAACTACAGTCCATGATTGACGAGGCTGGTGGTTTGCTGGTTAAGCCAATTTTTAAAGGTGGTGTAGGCAAGAAAGGCAAGGCCGGACTACTTGGTATTGCCAAGGATGTGCAGACCGCACTCAAAGAGAAGGAACGGCTCTATTTTGCAGAGCATCAGCACGGTAATGCCTATGCCAAGGCAGAGGGTGTGACCTTTGAAAGCTTTGTGGAAGCCAAGTATGAGGTCTACTTTTCCATTACCGATAGCACCAAATATCGGGCACCCACGGTTACCATCACCCACCATGGTGGGGTGGATATCGAAGAGCTCCCCCCGGAGAAGATCGCCACGGTGCCCTTTGACCCACTGACCGGTTTTAAAGGTTTTGTGGTCTCTAATGCGCTAACCCGTTTGGGTGCGCCCAATGAGATTATCAGTCCACTGGTACAAAATCTGCCCAAGCTGTGGGATCTCTACCACAACTATGGCATGACCACGCTGGAGCTGAACCCCATTCGTATGATGCCCGATGCCAGTGGCCGTCTGGTCCCGGTGGCGTGTGACTTTAAGTGCTCCTTTGATGGGGATGATCCCAATGTTGAGCGTCTTAATCTGCCCACCGATCTGGATATGGCGGACTACTCCAATTTTGAGATGGAGGTCAACCAACTGCGCACCTATCAGGGGCAGTCGGACGTGTACGTGATCAATGACCAAGGCTCTATCACCGCCATGACCTTTGGTGGTGGTGCCAACGCATTGGTAACGGAGCAACTGGGTGATCGGGCCACCATCTCTTCGGATTTTGGCGGCAATCCTCCCTATCAAAAAATGTATGACATCAGCCGTATCACCATGAAATATTGGATTAAACAGAGCAACGTTTTCTTCATTATCGGTGGTAAGGCCAACAATACCGATATCTTTGAGACGTTCCGGGGTATGGCGGATGCGTTGCGGGAATATTTCGGCGAATATGGCCCAACGCCACTCTATGTGGTGGTGGGTCGTGGTGGGCCTAACCTGATCCGCGGTATGGGTTATTTGAAAGATACCCTGGACGCACTGGGTCTGCCCTATCGCTTCTTTGGCTATGATTCCGCCATGAGTGAAGTGGTGAATTATGCCAAGGATATCGACGACTGGATGGCCAATGGTGGCCGTCAACAGGTTGCCGATAAGCTGGGCTGTGACGCCTGA
- the lon gene encoding endopeptidase La, whose product MTEETYDSLGLAVRMPVLPLRDIVVFPHMIVPLFVGRDRSIRALDAVTATNEEDRRILLVTQKEASTDTPSEEELYTMGVEGSILQILKLPDGTVKVLVEGLRRMRVRRYIQSEPHFEAEAVPLQPASYSDAEARALMRSVITQFEQYGKLNKKVPPEVLMTLQSIEDPVRLANTAASHLTLKVSDKQQLLEVDGVVDQLEQLYLLLEREIEVIQVEKRIRGRVKKQMEKSHRDYYLNEQMKAIQKELGDEGSEKDEITELTEKIEAAGMPAEVKKKADGELKKLKQMSPMSAEATVVRTYIDWLVSLPWNKESELKHDLTEAETILEEDHDGLKKVKERILEYLAVQKKVGKMKGPILCLVGPPGVGKTSLAKSIARATGREYVRISLGGVRDEAEIRGHRRTYIGSMPGKIIQSMKRAGTRNPLFLLDEIDKVGSDYRGDPSSALLEVLDPEQNVAFSDHYMEVDYNLSNVMFITTANSLNIARPLLDRMEVIRLAGYTEDEKLRIATRYLIPRQMEEHGLTEQELSISSGTITDIIRYYTRESGVRNLEREVGALCRKAARILLTEENRKKVTITAQSLEKYLGTRRFRFGIAEEADIVGVTTGLAWTEVGGEILTIEATHLEGKGSFTITGKLGDVMQESVQAAMTCARSMAEGWGIKGEFFQKRDFHIHVPEGATPKDGPSAGIALCTTLVSCMTGIAVCKDVAMTGEITLRGRVLIIGGLKEKLLAAHRAGIRRVLIPEDNVKDLKEIPQSILKDLEIHPVRHVSEVLKLALVRMPEQVDVVVETALPLEKGIGEESEPLGSVPHH is encoded by the coding sequence ATGACTGAAGAAACCTACGACTCGTTAGGGCTTGCCGTGCGTATGCCGGTATTACCGCTACGGGATATCGTTGTTTTTCCCCATATGATTGTGCCCCTGTTTGTGGGGCGTGATCGTTCTATTCGCGCGTTGGATGCGGTTACCGCGACCAATGAAGAGGATCGACGTATCCTTTTGGTGACCCAGAAGGAGGCCTCAACCGACACTCCGTCGGAAGAGGAGCTCTACACGATGGGGGTCGAGGGTTCGATTCTCCAGATTCTCAAGCTCCCTGACGGCACGGTAAAGGTGCTGGTGGAGGGGCTACGACGTATGCGGGTACGGCGCTATATTCAGAGCGAACCCCATTTTGAGGCCGAGGCTGTGCCCCTACAGCCAGCCAGCTACAGCGATGCGGAAGCACGGGCCTTAATGCGCTCGGTGATCACCCAGTTTGAGCAGTATGGTAAGCTCAACAAAAAGGTGCCGCCAGAGGTATTAATGACACTGCAATCCATTGAGGATCCGGTGCGTTTGGCCAATACGGCGGCGTCGCATCTGACCCTCAAGGTCTCTGACAAGCAGCAGTTGTTGGAGGTGGATGGGGTGGTGGACCAACTGGAGCAGCTCTATCTTCTGTTAGAACGGGAGATAGAGGTGATTCAGGTGGAAAAGCGCATCCGTGGCCGGGTTAAGAAGCAGATGGAGAAAAGCCACCGCGACTACTATCTGAATGAGCAGATGAAGGCGATTCAGAAAGAGTTGGGGGATGAGGGTTCGGAGAAGGATGAGATCACCGAACTGACCGAAAAGATCGAAGCAGCGGGTATGCCCGCTGAGGTTAAAAAGAAGGCCGATGGTGAGCTTAAAAAGCTTAAGCAGATGTCCCCCATGTCGGCTGAGGCCACGGTGGTGCGGACCTACATCGACTGGTTGGTTTCGCTGCCCTGGAACAAAGAGAGCGAGCTCAAGCATGACCTTACAGAGGCCGAGACCATCTTGGAAGAGGATCATGATGGTCTGAAGAAGGTCAAAGAGCGCATATTGGAGTATCTGGCGGTACAGAAGAAAGTGGGCAAGATGAAGGGTCCCATTCTCTGTCTGGTGGGACCGCCGGGGGTGGGTAAGACTTCGCTGGCGAAATCCATTGCACGGGCCACGGGGCGCGAGTATGTGCGTATTTCACTGGGTGGGGTACGGGATGAGGCGGAGATTCGCGGTCATCGTCGCACCTACATTGGTTCTATGCCGGGTAAGATTATTCAATCCATGAAGCGGGCAGGCACGCGTAATCCGCTGTTTTTGCTTGATGAGATTGATAAGGTAGGCTCTGACTACCGGGGTGATCCGTCGTCGGCGTTGTTAGAGGTGTTGGACCCCGAACAGAATGTGGCCTTTAGTGACCACTATATGGAGGTGGATTACAACCTCAGCAATGTGATGTTTATTACCACCGCCAACAGCCTGAACATTGCGCGTCCCCTGTTGGACCGTATGGAGGTGATCCGTCTGGCGGGGTATACCGAGGATGAAAAGCTGCGCATTGCCACCCGCTATCTGATTCCCCGACAGATGGAAGAGCATGGCTTGACGGAGCAGGAGTTGAGCATTTCGTCGGGTACCATTACCGATATTATCCGCTACTACACCCGGGAGTCGGGGGTGCGTAATCTGGAGCGGGAGGTTGGGGCGTTGTGTCGTAAGGCGGCGCGTATTTTGTTGACGGAAGAGAATCGTAAAAAGGTCACCATTACCGCCCAGAGTTTAGAGAAATATTTGGGTACCCGGCGTTTCCGTTTTGGTATCGCGGAAGAGGCGGACATTGTCGGGGTGACCACGGGTTTGGCGTGGACCGAGGTGGGTGGGGAGATCCTCACCATTGAAGCGACCCATCTGGAGGGCAAGGGCTCCTTTACCATCACCGGTAAGTTGGGCGATGTGATGCAGGAGTCGGTGCAAGCGGCGATGACCTGTGCCCGCAGTATGGCGGAAGGGTGGGGCATTAAGGGCGAGTTTTTCCAGAAACGGGATTTCCATATCCACGTGCCAGAGGGTGCTACCCCCAAGGATGGCCCCTCAGCGGGCATTGCTTTATGTACGACGCTGGTCAGTTGTATGACCGGTATTGCGGTGTGCAAAGATGTGGCGATGACCGGTGAGATCACCCTGCGTGGTCGGGTGTTGATTATCGGTGGATTGAAAGAAAAGCTACTGGCGGCCCACCGTGCAGGCATTCGACGGGTGTTGATACCCGAGGATAATGTGAAGGATCTAAAAGAGATTCCTCAGAGCATCCTTAAAGATCTGGAGATCCATCCGGTGCGGCATGTGAGCGAAGTTTTAAAACTGGCTCTGGTCCGCATGCCGGAACAGGTGGATGTGGTGGTTGAAACCGCCCTACCCTTGGAAAAGGGGATAGGAGAAGAGAGTGAACCGCTGGGTAGTGTGCCTCACCACTAA